The Flavobacterium sp. 1 genome contains the following window.
AATTTACTCCAGAAGATTATGTTACTAGTGATGATAAAGTGGTTGCTTACGGAACTTACACAGGAACTTACAAAATTACAGGAAAACCATTCACCGCCAGAGTAGCTCACGTTTGGAAATTGAAAGATAGCAAAATTGTAAGTTTCGAACAGTTTGTAGATAGCCAACCTGTAATTGATGTAATGAAATAAAAATTATAACGGATAAATTCGATAGGACAATTCCAGCAGACGCAGTAAAATATTTTCGCAGTTGTATTGCAAATGGGAATTTAAAAGGAGCGTTAAGTTGTTTTGATAAAGATGCGATATACATTGAGAGAGACGGGGAAGAAATTATAGGCATAGACAATATTGAAAAATCAATGGAACATCTTTGTACTTGGAAACCTAAAATAACAGGAAGTAACTACAAAGTAACAATTGTAGAAAACCTTGCTATTTGGGTTGACAAATATTCATTAAAAGCAATAATGCCCGACGGAAACCCAGTTGAAATGAATGGTGTAACAAGTTGTATGATGAAGAAAAACAACGAAGGAATTTGGTTATGGTTAGTGGACAATCCTTTTGCATCAGCAGTTTTTGAAAATTAACCACTTACGTTTATTGAAACAAATGGAATTGCATTGAAGAAAAGCACGAACCGCCAACCGCCGTTTGATTTTACTTTAAATTGTATCATTTTTTCTTATTTCAATAAATAAATTACAATAATGATAGAAATGTTGAATAGTTTCATAGGAACTTTGAATAGTGATTAAGTACCAAATCCGTTCTTTTTATTAGCTTGCCATCTTATAATTTAATCAAAAATCAATGCATCAAAATCTGTTATCTTACATAAACCGATATGCTTCTTTACCTCTTACTAACGAAGAAGAAGCTTTAATCGTAGCGACTTTTCAACCCAAAAAGTTCAGAAAAAAACAATACTTTTTGCAAGAAGGAGATATATGCAAATACGCTGGTTTTATTGTAAAAGGGGCTATGCGCCAATACAGTGTTGATGATAAAGGAGGAGAACATATTGTACAGCTATTCATTGAAAACTACTGGGCAAATGACCGTGAAAGCTCTACTATGCTTACACCATCTGTTTATAATATTGATGCTTGGGAAGATACAGATATACTTCTTATAACCAGAGCCGATATGCTGGATTTAATGGCAAAAATACCTGCAATGGCGGAAATGATACGCTTAATGGATGAAAGAAATGCTATTGCTAACCAACGAAGATTAAATTCTACTATCAGCAATACTGCAGAAAAACGCTATGAAGAATTTGCCAAAAATCACGCTCAATTTATTCAACGATTTCCGCAACACCTTATTGCTTCTTTTTTAGGCATAACCAAAGAAACGTTGAGCCGAATTAGAAAGCAAGCCATAAAGTAAAGACTTGATTTAAAATTTCACAAAAACCGTTGACAAATGTCAACGGTTTTTTTTATCATATCTCATTGTGGCAAGCTGTGTCTTTGATACAACTTTGCCTTATCAAAATGAATTAAAATTTTAAAAAATAAAACAATGAGTGATTTATCAAAAATGTCTAAAACAGTAGTTTTCCACGAAGCTGGGAAACCAGAAGTATTGAAAGTTGAACAAGTTGAAGTTGCTTTTCCAGCAGCACAAGAAGTACGAATTCAGGTTAAATCAATCGGAATTAACAGAGCCGATGCAATGTACCGTCAAGGAATGTATATCGAAAACCCTATTTTTCCAGCACAATTAGGCTATGAAGCCGCAGGAATTATTGAAGCTGTAGGTAACGAAGTTTCGCA
Protein-coding sequences here:
- a CDS encoding Crp/Fnr family transcriptional regulator, with protein sequence MHQNLLSYINRYASLPLTNEEEALIVATFQPKKFRKKQYFLQEGDICKYAGFIVKGAMRQYSVDDKGGEHIVQLFIENYWANDRESSTMLTPSVYNIDAWEDTDILLITRADMLDLMAKIPAMAEMIRLMDERNAIANQRRLNSTISNTAEKRYEEFAKNHAQFIQRFPQHLIASFLGITKETLSRIRKQAIK